ACGGCGAAGAGGCCGCCGGGGCGCAGCGCGCGGTGCACCCCGGCGAACAGCGCCGGCCGTTCCGAGGGCAGGAAGTGCCCGAGCGCACCGAAGGTCACCGCGAGGTCGAAGCCGCCGGCGAAGGGCAGGGCCCGGGCGTCGGCGCGCACCAGCGCGGCCTCCGGCACCGCGGCGCGCGCCTGGCGGAGCATGCCCGCGCTGAAGTCGACGCCGGTGATGCGCTCCCGGCACAGCCGCCGCAGCACGGTCAGCCCGGCGCCGGTTCCGCAGCAGACGTCCAGGCCGCTGCGGAACGGGCCGGCCGCCGACAGCTCCCGGACGGTCGCGTCGAGAATGCCGCGCGGGGTGCGGAACGGCGTGTGGTCGAACTTCTCCGCCAGCCGGTCGTAGCCGCGTTCGACCGAGGACAGCGCCTGGACGCACAGCTCGCGCAGCGACGGCCCGTGAGGAGAGAACATCCGGCCGAGCGTACCTTCCGGAATGTCGACATCAGGGGCGGGAAGACCGATTTCCGGTACGGCGGGGTCAGCGCGCCGAGCGGAACGCCTCCCGCAGTGCGGCCGCGAACAGCTCCGGTTCCTCCCAGGCGGCGAAGTGGCCGCCGCGGACCGGCTGGTGGTGGTAGTTCAGCGTCGGGTAGCTCGCGGCGACCCAGCTGCGCGGCGCCTGGAACAGGTTCAGGTGGAGGCCGGCCAGGCCGGTGGGTGCCAGGCGGTGGAAGGCGTCCGCGGCCCGGCCGCCGGAGCGGGTCGGGACGGCGAAGCCCCTCACCGCCGCATGCGGTGAGGGGCTTCGTGTTGTTGGTGTGCGGTGTCAGCTCACGCGTCCGCAGGGGGAGTCGCCGGCGAAGGGGTGGTTGATGGCGCGCCGGGTTTTGGGTCCGTAGATGCCGTCGGCCTTGGTGTTGGCCTTGGCCTGGGCGCTGCGCAGCGCTTGTTCGGTGCCTGCGCCGAAGAAGCCGTCCTTGGCGATGTCCGCCTTGTAGCAGTCCACCAGTGTTCGCTGAAGCTGCTTGACGCCGTCGCCGCGGTCACCGCGGCGCAGGCCGCAGTCGATGTTGTGGTTGGCGGCCGAGGGCAGCAAGGCTCCCGCGTTCTCGGTGAAGGTGGTGCAGGTCGGCCGGGCGGCCGAGGCCGGAGCGGCCGAGGCCGGAGCGGCCGCGAGGGTAACGGCTGCCGGAACGGCGAACGCGAGCATGGCCAGCACCGCGGCGCCACGGCGCTGACGAACAGAGAAAGTGAACATGTGATTCCCCCGTATGAAAGTGGTGCCCAGTCGAAGCAGCAGTACGTCTTGCGTGGACAGTCTGCTCAACCCGCCGGGGCGGGAACGGGACGCTCGGGACAGGCGGCACGAACCCGGGAGGAAGATCAGCGACCCAAAATTCTCCTGTTCCACTTCCATGGTTGTGGAACGGCATGGCCGCCCGATCGCCCTGTGCAAGATTTCCAGGCCGGAGACTTGCACCAAGATCACCTCTGCTCCGCCCGATCTCACCGTTGACGACCAGGGTGGCCTTCCCGACCTCGATCCAGGTGGCGCCAGTACGCGCCGCCGCCGTGGTCTTCCCTCCAGACAGGAGTCCCCGCGAGCGTCGCAGCAGCGGGTGTCGCACCGCTCGTGGCCCGTGGATCAGGCGGGTTCCGTACGGCCGCGGGAGGGTCCGGTGTCTAGCCCGGCTCGGCGGCGGTGCGCAGGGCGTCGAGGACCGCGCCGAGCAGCGGGGCGAGCCGCCGGGTGCGCTGGGCGTAGGCGCTGATCGTGCGGGCGCCGAGGCCGGGCAGGCGGACCACCTGGGTGGCCGGTTCGGGCGTGCGGGGCAGGGCGAGGTCGGGGACCAGCGCCACGGCGAGGCCGGCGTCGACCAGGGCGAGCGCGGCGGGGAACTCCAGGCAGGTGTGCGCGCCGCGCAGCGGCAGTCCGGTGGCGGCGCGCAACCGGTCGAGGACGCCGCGGACGGCGGAGCCGGCCGGGCCGTCGACCCACGGCCGGTCCGCCAGGTCGCCGACGTCGCCGGGAACCGGCCAGGCCAGCGGCACGGCGAGCCGGTAGGGGTCGTCGAGCAGCCGGTGTGCCAGCAGGCCGGGCGGTGGCGGTCGCAGCGCGTTGGCCTCGTCCTCGACGAGCACGATGTCGAGGTCGCCGGCGTGCAGGGCGGCGACGGCGGTGGTCTCGTGGAGTTCGTGCACCGCCACGCGCAGGCCGGGGGTGGTCTCGTGGAGCGCGAGAACGGCCGGGACGACCAGCCGGCGGATGGCGGTGGGGAAGGCGCCGACGCGTACCTCACCCGCCAGGCGATGACTCATCGCCAGGGCGTCGGCGGCGGCGTCGGCCAGCACCTCGGCGAGCCGGTCGGCGTGCGCGGCCAGCTGCCGGCCGGCGGCGGTGAGCGTGGCCGGGCGTTGCCCGCCGCGCCGGGACCGGTCCAGCAGGACCAGGCCGCTCTCCCGTTCCAGCGCGGCGAGGTGCTGCGACACCCCGGACGGCGCCAGGTGCAGCCGCGCGGCGGCGGCGGTGACCCCACCGGCCTCGGCGACGGCACGCAGGACGAGCATGCGGTACGGCGACAGGTGCATGCAGCCAGACTGTACGCCGGGTTCATCGGTACTCACTTCTCCTGCACGCCGTGCTGGGCGACGATGTCTTCATGATCGATTCGCAGTACCGCGCGGTGTTCGACGCGACAGTGACCTTCAGCAACGGCGGCGGCCTGAAAGCCGACGGCTTCCGGGTCGACCTGCCCGGCCCGGAGGTGACCGAGCGGCAGGTCGGCGAACTCTTCCTGGCCTCGCTGGGCCTGCTGCTGACCGACACCGTCGAGATCGCGAACCTGCGGGTGGTCGCCGAGGCGCACCGCGGCACCCGTGGCGGTCCCAGCGCCACCGGCCCCGCCCCCGAGGCCTCCGCCTGGCGGTACGTCGATCTCAGCCACGTCGTCCAGGCCGGCATGACCACCTATCCGGGACTGCCCGGACCGGAGATCACCCCGCATCTGAGCCGGGCCCGGTCACGCGAGACGTACGCGCCCGGCACGGAGTTCACCATCGACCGGATCAGCATGGTCGGCAACACCGGCACCTACGTCGACAGCCCGTTCCACCGCTATCCGGACGGCACCGACCTGGCCGGCCTGCCGCTGGAGAGCCTCGCCGGCCTGCCGGCCGTGGTGGTGCGCACCGCCGGCACCGGGGTGCGGGGTGTCGGCGTCGGCGCGCTGGCCGCCCACGACGTCGCCGGCCGTGCCGTGCTGCTGCACACCGGTGGCGACGCCGGCTTCGGGACGGCCGACTACGCGCGCCGGGCGCCGTACCTCACCGAGGACGGCGCGCGCTGGCTGGTCGAGCACGGCGCCCGCCTGGTCGGCATCGACGCGGTCAACATCGACGACATCGAGCCCGACCCGTCGTCGGGTGCCGTGCCGGGTGCCCGGCCCGCGCACACGCTGCTGCTGGCCGCCGGCATCCCGATCGTCGAGCACCTCACCGGCCTCGGCCAGGTCCCGCCGCACGGTGCCCGGTTCACCGCGGTCCCGCCGCGCGTCGCCGGTTTCGGCACCTTCCCGGTGCGTGCCTACGCCGCCGTCCCCGACCACGGGGAGTGATCCGATGTATCTCGCCGACCTGCTCGGCTGGGCCGGTGCCGGCGCCCTGCTGCTCGGGCACGCCCTGGTGACCCGCGACCCGGGGCAGGCGGCCGGGTGGCTCTTCCCGCTGCTCAACCTGGCCGGCTCGGCCGGGCTCGCGGCCAGCGGCGTGGTCCACGCCGCCTGGCCCTCGGCGGTGCTGAACCTGCTCTGGCTGGTCCTCGGCATCACCGCGTTGCGCCGGCTGCGCCCGGGTGGCGACCGGCACTGCCGCGCTGACGAGGCGTAGCCCGGCGGGAGCGGTGACCGGGACGGGCGAGTCCGCGGTGGGCGGGTGCTCCGGCGCGGTGCTACTGGACCGTGCTCTGGGCGTACCGAAAGTGGCGGCGCGGTGGGCCAGCGGTTTCTGACCGTTCGGACGGCCCCGATGGAGACCGGCCGTTTGGCGATCTTCCCGGGCCACGCGATATTCCTCTAACCCGCGACGGACGAGCGGGCGGAGGAGCCATGAACGGGCGGGGATGGGCCGCGCTGGCCGCTGCCGGCGCGCTCCTGGCGAGCGGCTTCGGGTACGGGCTGGCCGATCGTGCGGTGACACCGGCGGCGAGCCGCCCGGTCTTCGTCGACCCGTGCGCCCCCACCGGCGCGGGCACCGGGCGGATCGCACGCGAGCTGCCCGCGCCGGTGCGGCTGCCCGGCCGGTTCGGCCCGATCCTGAGCGCCACCCTGACCGACGACGTCGTCCTGCTCGACGTCGGCGAGTCGCCCCGGGCCGCGCCGCGCCCGCAGTGGCTGGTCGGGCTCGACCCGGACACCCTGGCGACGCGGTGGCGATGGCGGTTCCCGGCCGATCCGGGCCCGGCCACCCAGGGGATCGACGACGACTCGTGGGTGAAGGTGGTCGGCGAGGTGGTGCTCGCGGTGAGCGACGTCTACGGCCGCCGGCCCGTCCTG
This window of the Actinoplanes oblitus genome carries:
- a CDS encoding class I SAM-dependent DNA methyltransferase; the encoded protein is MFSPHGPSLRELCVQALSSVERGYDRLAEKFDHTPFRTPRGILDATVRELSAAGPFRSGLDVCCGTGAGLTVLRRLCRERITGVDFSAGMLRQARAAVPEAALVRADARALPFAGGFDLAVTFGALGHFLPSERPALFAGVHRALRPGGLFAVAIGDLPSRAGSVYWATLGLDLAMVVRNTVVAPPFVMYYRTTPPHAVRRDLRAAGFDVETVELATEHRSPGDNLHYWLLLARR
- a CDS encoding peptidoglycan-binding domain-containing protein yields the protein MLAFAVPAAVTLAAAPASAAPASAARPTCTTFTENAGALLPSAANHNIDCGLRRGDRGDGVKQLQRTLVDCYKADIAKDGFFGAGTEQALRSAQAKANTKADGIYGPKTRRAINHPFAGDSPCGRVS
- a CDS encoding LysR family transcriptional regulator gives rise to the protein MHLSPYRMLVLRAVAEAGGVTAAAARLHLAPSGVSQHLAALERESGLVLLDRSRRGGQRPATLTAAGRQLAAHADRLAEVLADAAADALAMSHRLAGEVRVGAFPTAIRRLVVPAVLALHETTPGLRVAVHELHETTAVAALHAGDLDIVLVEDEANALRPPPPGLLAHRLLDDPYRLAVPLAWPVPGDVGDLADRPWVDGPAGSAVRGVLDRLRAATGLPLRGAHTCLEFPAALALVDAGLAVALVPDLALPRTPEPATQVVRLPGLGARTISAYAQRTRRLAPLLGAVLDALRTAAEPG
- a CDS encoding cyclase family protein, translated to MIDSQYRAVFDATVTFSNGGGLKADGFRVDLPGPEVTERQVGELFLASLGLLLTDTVEIANLRVVAEAHRGTRGGPSATGPAPEASAWRYVDLSHVVQAGMTTYPGLPGPEITPHLSRARSRETYAPGTEFTIDRISMVGNTGTYVDSPFHRYPDGTDLAGLPLESLAGLPAVVVRTAGTGVRGVGVGALAAHDVAGRAVLLHTGGDAGFGTADYARRAPYLTEDGARWLVEHGARLVGIDAVNIDDIEPDPSSGAVPGARPAHTLLLAAGIPIVEHLTGLGQVPPHGARFTAVPPRVAGFGTFPVRAYAAVPDHGE
- a CDS encoding CBU_0592 family membrane protein, which gives rise to MYLADLLGWAGAGALLLGHALVTRDPGQAAGWLFPLLNLAGSAGLAASGVVHAAWPSAVLNLLWLVLGITALRRLRPGGDRHCRADEA